The following are encoded in a window of Rosa chinensis cultivar Old Blush chromosome 4, RchiOBHm-V2, whole genome shotgun sequence genomic DNA:
- the LOC112196114 gene encoding arginine decarboxylase: MFSVSVFSASSDLSFHLGFRNNWTCGRPSASLSQESSNLEPRKKEVTARSATKDKILLSSSPTTSQQQNATPLVTALKASAEQNAATFHFPGHNRGRAAPDSITELIGLNPFLHDLPELPELDSLFSPEGPILDAQQQAAKLFGSLETWFLVGGTTCGIQAAIMATCSPGDILVLPRNSHISAVSALILSGAVPKYIIPDYNFDWDIAVGVTPSQVETAIKEVKKEGQKAAAVFITSPTYHGICSNLSEITQLCHSHGIPVIVDEAHGAHLGFHPHMPNSAMQQGADIAVQSTHKVLCSLTQSSMLHLSGKLVDREKISRCLQTLQSTSPSYLLLASLDAARAQISEDPETIFERALQLAIEARNMLRKTRGISVLDVSSFPKFPAIDPLRLTIGFRQLGLSGYEADEILYEDHDIICELVETQCITFVITLGTCREHVQKLVSGIKHLAATSASTCADKRKVDGDKLALFADIKTSLIPRDAFFSGKRRVSIEKSLGKVCGELICPYPPGIPVLIPGEIITKKALDYLLHVRSKGAVITGASDSQLSSIIVCNK, translated from the exons ATGTTCAGTGTTTCTGTGTTCTCAGCTTCCTCAGACCTC AGTTTTCATTTGGGTTTTAGAAATAACTGGACTTGTGGAAGACCAAGCGCTTCTCTCTCTCAG GAAAGTAGCAATTTAGAGCCTAGAAAGAAGGAAGTGACGGCCAGGTCTGCCACCAAGGATAAGATCTTACTTTCTAGCTCTCCGACGACTTCTCAGCAACAGAACGCCACTCCACTTGTTACTGCCTTGAAGGCTTCAGCTGAACAAAATGCTGCTACCTTTCACTTTCCTGGGCACAACAGAGGTCGAGCTGCACCAGATTCTATAACTGAACTTATTGGTCTAAACCCTTTTCTTCATGACTTACCTGAGCTTCCTGAACTTGACAGCCTCTTTTCTCCGGAAGGGCCAATTTTAGATGCACAACAACAGGCAGCCAAACTCTTTGGCTCATTGGAGACATGGTTCCTTGTAGGAGGTACGACATGTGGAATTCAAGCAGCCATTATGGCTACTTGTTCCCCTGGAGATATTTTAGTTCTCCCTCGGAATTCCCATATATCAGCTGTATCTGCTTTAATATTGTCTGGTGCAGTACCCAAGTACATTATCCCTGATTATAATTTTGACTGGGACATTGCTGTCGGGGTCACTCCATCACAG GTGGAGACGGCTATCAAGGAAGTGAAGAAAGAAGGGCAAAAGGCAGCCGCTGTTTTCATCACTTCCCCAACATATCATGGTATATGCAGCAACTTGAGCGAGATAACCCAATTGTGCCATTCTCATGGGATTCCTGTAATTGTTGATGAGGCCCATGGGGCACATTTGGGATTTCATCCCCATATGCCGAATTCAGCCATGCAGCAAGGTGCTGATATAGCTGTCCAATCCACTCACAAGGTTCTTTGCTCTCTCACACAATCATCGATGTTGCACTTGTCAGGTAAACTTGTAGATAGAGAAAAGATTTCTAGATGCCTTCAAACACTTCAAAGCACTAGTCCTAGTTATCTTCTTTTGGCATCATTAGATGCTGCTAGAGCTCAAATTAGTGAAGATCCTGAAACTATTTTTGAAAGAGCATTGCAACTGGCTATTGAAGCTAGGAATATGTTGAGAAAGACTAGAGGTATTTCAGTGCTTGATGTTTCAAGCTTCCCTAAGTTCCCTGCAATTGATCCTTTGCGGCTTACTATAGGATTTCGACAGCTTGGCTTGTCTGGTTATGAAGCTGATGAAATTCTGTATGAGGATCATGATATCATTTGTGAACTTGTTGAGACCCAATGCATTACTTTTGTAATTACCCTTGGAACTTGCAGAGAGCATGTTCAGAAGCTTGTATCAGGCATAAAGCATCTAGCAGCCACTTCTGCATCGACTTGTGCTGATAAAAGGAAGGTGGACGGCGATAAGCTTGCACTGTTTGCAGATATTAAAACTAGCTTGATTCCTAGAGATGCATTTTTTAGTGGTAAAAGGAGAGTGAGTATCGAAAAGAGCTTGGGTAAAGTTTGTGGGGAGCTTATATGTCCATATCCACCTGGGATTCCAGTATTGATTCCTGGGGAGATTATCACAAAAAAAGCTTTGGATTATCTGCTACATGTTAGAAGCAAGGGCGCTGTCATCACTGGAGCTTCTGATTCCCAACTTTCTTCCATAATTGTCTGCAACAAGTAA
- the LOC112200063 gene encoding methyl-CpG-binding domain-containing protein 2 isoform X1, translating into MESTTPSPCKITLKLRRDDEQEQEPKTNDDKPAQSPSSSSVSSPPSSPSSSDEILQSHLQSQELVLYDPAVAANAGGDANRAATVNRIPNLNKSISPVSVSNSQGPRVLPSVGAFTVQCANCFKWRLIPTKEQYEQIREHILERPFYCETAKEWRPSISCDDPADITQDGSRLWAIDRPNIAQPPPGWQRLLRIRGEGSTKFADVYYQAPSGKRLRSMVEVQKYLIEHPEYMVDGLSMAQFSFQIPRPLQENYVRKRPAAPRLTAAAHASRTLEPTEANPIAWAGPDDTELQLGSPYLEAHVFDPVGRPTKKRAKTRTPSRVYNSNLNISTESS; encoded by the exons ATGGAATCCACGACTCCGAGCCCTTGTAAGATCACCCTCAAGCTCAGAAGAGACGACGAACAAGAACAAGAGCCGAAAACGAACGACGACAAACCCGCCCAGTCTCCTTCGTCTTCCTCCGTCTCGTCGCCGCCGTCTTCCCCTTCCTCCTCCGACGAGATTCTCCAGTCCCATCTCCAATCCCAGGAGCTCGTGCTCTACGATCCCGCCGTCGCCGCGAATGCCGGCGGTGACGCCAATCGCGCTGCTACAGTGAATCGGATTCCGAATCTGAACAAATCCATTTCTCCGGTCTCGGTTTCGAATAGTCAAGGTCCTAGGGTTTTGCCGTCGGTCGGGGCCTTCACTGTGCAGTGTGCCAATTGCTTCAAGTGGAGGCTGATTCCGACGAAGGAGCAGTACGAGCAAATCCGGGAGCACATTCTGGAACGGCCGTTCTACTGTGAGACTGCAAAGGAATGGAGGCCGTCGATTTCGTGTGATGATCCGGCTGACATTACTCAAGACGGGAGCCGGCTCTGGGCCATTGATAGGCCTAACATTGCTCAGCCACCGCCCGGCTGGCAACGGCTACTCAGGATTCGAGGTGAAGGAAGCACCAAGTTTGCAGATGT ttattATCAAGCGCCGTCGGGCAAGAGACTTCGGTCCATGGTGGAGGTTCAAAA GTATTTGATTGAACATCCTGAGTATATGGTGGATGGGCTATCTATGGCacaattttcatttcaaattccaaGGCCTCTGCAGGAGAATTATGTGAGGAAACGCCCTGCTGCTCCTCGTTTGACAGCTGCTGCTCATGCCAGTAGAACTCTTGAACCTACTGAAG CAAATCCCATAGCATGGGCTGGTCCAGATGATACAGAGTTGCAACTTGGTTCTCCGTACTTGGAGGCTCATGTGTTTGACCCTGTTGGTCGACCTACAAAGAAGCGAGCCAAAACAAGAACTCCATCAAGGGTCTACAATAGTAATTTAAATATCAGCACAGAGTCGAGCTAG
- the LOC112200063 gene encoding methyl-CpG-binding domain-containing protein 2 isoform X2, which produces MESTTPSPCKITLKLRRDDEQEQEPKTNDDKPAQSPSSSSVSSPPSSPSSSDEILQSHLQSQELVLYDPAVAANAGGDANRAATVNRIPNLNKSISPVSVSNSQGPRVLPSVGAFTVQCANCFKWRLIPTKEQYEQIREHILERPFYCETAKEWRPSISCDDPADITQDGSRLWAIDRPNIAQPPPGWQRLLRIRGEGSTKFADVYYQAPSGKRLRSMVEVQKYLIEHPEYMVDGLSMAQFSFQIPRPLQENYVRKRPAAPRLTAAAHASRTLEPTEDHLLCMSIWIANLPCFSEV; this is translated from the exons ATGGAATCCACGACTCCGAGCCCTTGTAAGATCACCCTCAAGCTCAGAAGAGACGACGAACAAGAACAAGAGCCGAAAACGAACGACGACAAACCCGCCCAGTCTCCTTCGTCTTCCTCCGTCTCGTCGCCGCCGTCTTCCCCTTCCTCCTCCGACGAGATTCTCCAGTCCCATCTCCAATCCCAGGAGCTCGTGCTCTACGATCCCGCCGTCGCCGCGAATGCCGGCGGTGACGCCAATCGCGCTGCTACAGTGAATCGGATTCCGAATCTGAACAAATCCATTTCTCCGGTCTCGGTTTCGAATAGTCAAGGTCCTAGGGTTTTGCCGTCGGTCGGGGCCTTCACTGTGCAGTGTGCCAATTGCTTCAAGTGGAGGCTGATTCCGACGAAGGAGCAGTACGAGCAAATCCGGGAGCACATTCTGGAACGGCCGTTCTACTGTGAGACTGCAAAGGAATGGAGGCCGTCGATTTCGTGTGATGATCCGGCTGACATTACTCAAGACGGGAGCCGGCTCTGGGCCATTGATAGGCCTAACATTGCTCAGCCACCGCCCGGCTGGCAACGGCTACTCAGGATTCGAGGTGAAGGAAGCACCAAGTTTGCAGATGT ttattATCAAGCGCCGTCGGGCAAGAGACTTCGGTCCATGGTGGAGGTTCAAAA GTATTTGATTGAACATCCTGAGTATATGGTGGATGGGCTATCTATGGCacaattttcatttcaaattccaaGGCCTCTGCAGGAGAATTATGTGAGGAAACGCCCTGCTGCTCCTCGTTTGACAGCTGCTGCTCATGCCAGTAGAACTCTTGAACCTACTGAAG ATCATTTGCTGTGTATGTCAATATGGATTGCCAATTTGCCATGCTTTTCTGAGGTGTAA
- the LOC112196226 gene encoding mitochondrial import receptor subunit TOM7-1 yields MASRVSLKSKGKTTNKGSKGSDDRSISQAVKEWTSWTMKKAKVVTHYGFIPLIIVIGMNSDPKPQLSQLLSPV; encoded by the coding sequence ATGGCGTCGAGGGTTAGCTTGAAGAGCAAGGGCAAGACGACCAACAAGGGCTCCAAGGGTTCCGACGACCGGTCAATTTCTCAGGCCGTCAAGGAGTGGACCTCCTGGACCATGAAGAAGGCCAAGGTCGTCACTCACTACGGTTTCATTCCTCTCATCATCGTCATCGGCATGAACTCCGATCCCAAGCCCCAACTTTCTCAGCTTCTCAGCCCCGTCTGA